A genomic region of Saccopteryx bilineata isolate mSacBil1 chromosome 1, mSacBil1_pri_phased_curated, whole genome shotgun sequence contains the following coding sequences:
- the LOC136306131 gene encoding histone-lysine N-methyltransferase PRDM9-like isoform X1 — translation MGDWEKARCPKVERNQDALLRKGLRAPRPAFMVHRQQATRPPVEDTEDSHEEWTRRQRELKRKETEVKMYSLRERNSHVYQEISEHQDNDYLYCENCQNFFIDSCDVHGPPTFVKDSAVDKGHPNHAALTLPPGLRIRLSGIPEAGLGVWNEASALPVGLHFGPYEGQITEDEEAGNNGYSWQITKGRNCHEYVDGKDESWANWMRYVNCARNDEEQNLVAFQYRRQIFYRTCRVIRPDCELLVWYGDEFGQNLGIKCGSKWKRELAAARAEPQPKIHPCPSCSLAFSSQKFLSQHVGCNHPSQILPGTSARKHLQSEDPCPEDPDQQQHHTDTHSWDDKAEGQKDKGKSKHLLKRTSPRRISRAFFKTPKGHLGSSSEQERMLQEAPSRGQKVNSVDTEKLSMRVGISRIVPVKCRECGQGFDDGSHLLTHQRTHSGEKPYVCRECERGFTRKSYLLIHQRTHSGEKPYVCSECERGFTQKSYLLIHQRTHSGEKPYVCRECERGFTQKSTLLTHQRTHSGEKPYVCRECKRGFLMKSYLFRHQSTHSGEKPYVCRECKRGFTQRSYLHIHQRTHSGEKPYVCRECERGFTQKSTFLTHQRTHSGEKPYVCRECERGFTQKSTLLTHQRTHSGEKPYVCRECKRGFSIKSHLLRHQRAHSGEKPYVCRECERGFTQKSNLLTHQRTHSGEKPYVCRKCEQGFSQKSNLLRHQKTHLGEKPYVCRECERGFTRKSYLLIHQSIHSGEKPYVCRECKQGFSQKSHLLRHQKTHSGEKPYVCKECEQGFTQKSTLT, via the exons aactcaagagaaaggagactgaagtaaAGATGTATAGCTTACGAGAAAGAAATAGCCATGTGTACCAAGAGATCAGCGAGCACCAGGACAATGACTACCTCT ATTGTGAGAATTGTCAGAACTTCTTCATTGACAGTTGTGATGTGCATGGGCCccctacatttgtaaaagacagtgcagtggataaggggcaTCCAAACCACgcagccctcactctgccccctgggttgagaatcagacTATCAGGCATTCCTGAGGCTGGGCTTGGAGTGTGGAACGAGgcatctgctctgccagtgggtctgcactttggcccttatgagggccagatcacagaagatgaagaggcaggcaacAACGGATACTCCTGGCAG atcactaaagggagaaactgccatgagtatgtggatgggaaggatgaatcctgggccaactggatgag gtatgtgaactgtgcccggaatgatgaagagcagaacctggtggcctttcagtatcGCAGGCAGATTTTCTATCGAACCTGCCGGGTCATCAGGCCAGACTGTGAGCTGTTAGTCTGGTACGGTGACGAGTTTGGCCAGAATCTGGGCATAAAGTGTGGCAGCAAGTGGAAGAGAGAGCTCGCAGCAGCTAGAG cagaaccaCAGCCAAAGATACACCCATGTCCCTCCTGCTCTCTGGCATTCTCCAGTCAGAAATTCCTCAGTCAACATGTGGGATGCAATCACCCCTCTCAAATTCTCCCAGGAACATCTGCAAGAAAACACCTCCAATCAGAGGATCCCTGCCCAGAGGATCCAGATCAGCAGCAGCACCATACTGATACACACAGCTGggatgacaaagctgaaggtcaaaaGGACAAAGGAAAGTCCAAACATTTGCTTAAAAGGACCAGTCCAAGGAGGATTTCAAGGGCCTTTTTTAAAACTCCCAAAGGACACTTGGGAAgctctagtgagcaagagagaatgcTGCAGGAAGCACCCAGTAGAGGCCAGAAAGTGAATTCAGTGGACACAGAAAAACTGTCTATGAGAGTAGGAATTTCGAGAATTGTACCTGTCAAGTGTAGAGAGTGTGGGCAAGGCTTTGATGATGGGTCAcatctcctcacacaccagagaacacactcaggggagaagccctatgtttgcagggagtgtgagagagGCTTCACACGGAAGTCATATCTCCttatacaccagaggacacactcaggggagaagccctatgtttgcagtgagtgtgagcgaggcttcacACAGAAGTCATATCTCCttatacaccagaggacacactcaggggagaagccctatgtttgcagggagtgtgagcgaggcttcacacagaagtcaactctcctcacacatcagagaacacactcaggggagaagccctatgtttgcagagagTGTAAGCGAGGCTTTTTAATGAAGTCATATCTTTTCAGACACCAAAGTACACActctggggagaagccctatgtttgcagagagTGTAAGCGAGGCTTCACACAGAGGTCATATCTCCatatacaccagaggacacactcaggggagaagccctatgtttgcagggaatgTGAGCGAGGCTTCACACAGAAGTCAACTTTCCTCACAcatcagaggacacactcaggggagaagccttatgtttgcagggagtgtgagcgaggcttcacacagaagtcaactctcctcacacaTCAGAGGACAcactcgggggagaagccctatgtttgcagagagTGTAAGCGAGGCTTTTCAATtaagtcacatctcctcagacaccaaagggcacactcaggggagaagccctatgtttgcagggagtgtgagcgaggcttcacacaaaagtcaaatctcctcacacatcagaggacacactcaggggagaagccctatgtttgcaggaagtgtgagcaaggcttttcCCAGAAGTcaaatctcctcagacaccaaaaAACACACTTAGGGGAGAAGccttatgtttgcagggagtgtgagcgaggcttcacACGGAAGTCATATCTCCTTATACACCAGAGtatacactcaggggagaagccctatgtttgcagggagtgtaagcaaggcttttcacagaagtcacatctcctcagacaccaaaaaacacactcaggggagaagccttatgtttgcaaggagtgtgagcaaggcttcacacagaagtcaactctcacctga
- the LOC136306131 gene encoding histone-lysine N-methyltransferase PRDM9-like isoform X2, whose product MGDWEKARCPKVERNQDALLRKGLRAPRPAFMVHRQQATRPPVEDTEDSHEEWTRRQRELKRKETEVKMYSLRERNSHVYQEISEHQDNDYLYCENCQNFFIDSCDVHGPPTFVKDSAVDKGHPNHAALTLPPGLRIRLSGIPEAGLGVWNEASALPVGLHFGPYEGQITEDEEAGNNGYSWQITKGRNCHEYVDGKDESWANWMRYVNCARNDEEQNLVAFQYRRQIFYRTCRVIRPDCELLVWYGDEFGQNLGIKCGSKWKRELAAAREPQPKIHPCPSCSLAFSSQKFLSQHVGCNHPSQILPGTSARKHLQSEDPCPEDPDQQQHHTDTHSWDDKAEGQKDKGKSKHLLKRTSPRRISRAFFKTPKGHLGSSSEQERMLQEAPSRGQKVNSVDTEKLSMRVGISRIVPVKCRECGQGFDDGSHLLTHQRTHSGEKPYVCRECERGFTRKSYLLIHQRTHSGEKPYVCSECERGFTQKSYLLIHQRTHSGEKPYVCRECERGFTQKSTLLTHQRTHSGEKPYVCRECKRGFLMKSYLFRHQSTHSGEKPYVCRECKRGFTQRSYLHIHQRTHSGEKPYVCRECERGFTQKSTFLTHQRTHSGEKPYVCRECERGFTQKSTLLTHQRTHSGEKPYVCRECKRGFSIKSHLLRHQRAHSGEKPYVCRECERGFTQKSNLLTHQRTHSGEKPYVCRKCEQGFSQKSNLLRHQKTHLGEKPYVCRECERGFTRKSYLLIHQSIHSGEKPYVCRECKQGFSQKSHLLRHQKTHSGEKPYVCKECEQGFTQKSTLT is encoded by the exons aactcaagagaaaggagactgaagtaaAGATGTATAGCTTACGAGAAAGAAATAGCCATGTGTACCAAGAGATCAGCGAGCACCAGGACAATGACTACCTCT ATTGTGAGAATTGTCAGAACTTCTTCATTGACAGTTGTGATGTGCATGGGCCccctacatttgtaaaagacagtgcagtggataaggggcaTCCAAACCACgcagccctcactctgccccctgggttgagaatcagacTATCAGGCATTCCTGAGGCTGGGCTTGGAGTGTGGAACGAGgcatctgctctgccagtgggtctgcactttggcccttatgagggccagatcacagaagatgaagaggcaggcaacAACGGATACTCCTGGCAG atcactaaagggagaaactgccatgagtatgtggatgggaaggatgaatcctgggccaactggatgag gtatgtgaactgtgcccggaatgatgaagagcagaacctggtggcctttcagtatcGCAGGCAGATTTTCTATCGAACCTGCCGGGTCATCAGGCCAGACTGTGAGCTGTTAGTCTGGTACGGTGACGAGTTTGGCCAGAATCTGGGCATAAAGTGTGGCAGCAAGTGGAAGAGAGAGCTCGCAGCAGCTAGAG aaccaCAGCCAAAGATACACCCATGTCCCTCCTGCTCTCTGGCATTCTCCAGTCAGAAATTCCTCAGTCAACATGTGGGATGCAATCACCCCTCTCAAATTCTCCCAGGAACATCTGCAAGAAAACACCTCCAATCAGAGGATCCCTGCCCAGAGGATCCAGATCAGCAGCAGCACCATACTGATACACACAGCTGggatgacaaagctgaaggtcaaaaGGACAAAGGAAAGTCCAAACATTTGCTTAAAAGGACCAGTCCAAGGAGGATTTCAAGGGCCTTTTTTAAAACTCCCAAAGGACACTTGGGAAgctctagtgagcaagagagaatgcTGCAGGAAGCACCCAGTAGAGGCCAGAAAGTGAATTCAGTGGACACAGAAAAACTGTCTATGAGAGTAGGAATTTCGAGAATTGTACCTGTCAAGTGTAGAGAGTGTGGGCAAGGCTTTGATGATGGGTCAcatctcctcacacaccagagaacacactcaggggagaagccctatgtttgcagggagtgtgagagagGCTTCACACGGAAGTCATATCTCCttatacaccagaggacacactcaggggagaagccctatgtttgcagtgagtgtgagcgaggcttcacACAGAAGTCATATCTCCttatacaccagaggacacactcaggggagaagccctatgtttgcagggagtgtgagcgaggcttcacacagaagtcaactctcctcacacatcagagaacacactcaggggagaagccctatgtttgcagagagTGTAAGCGAGGCTTTTTAATGAAGTCATATCTTTTCAGACACCAAAGTACACActctggggagaagccctatgtttgcagagagTGTAAGCGAGGCTTCACACAGAGGTCATATCTCCatatacaccagaggacacactcaggggagaagccctatgtttgcagggaatgTGAGCGAGGCTTCACACAGAAGTCAACTTTCCTCACAcatcagaggacacactcaggggagaagccttatgtttgcagggagtgtgagcgaggcttcacacagaagtcaactctcctcacacaTCAGAGGACAcactcgggggagaagccctatgtttgcagagagTGTAAGCGAGGCTTTTCAATtaagtcacatctcctcagacaccaaagggcacactcaggggagaagccctatgtttgcagggagtgtgagcgaggcttcacacaaaagtcaaatctcctcacacatcagaggacacactcaggggagaagccctatgtttgcaggaagtgtgagcaaggcttttcCCAGAAGTcaaatctcctcagacaccaaaaAACACACTTAGGGGAGAAGccttatgtttgcagggagtgtgagcgaggcttcacACGGAAGTCATATCTCCTTATACACCAGAGtatacactcaggggagaagccctatgtttgcagggagtgtaagcaaggcttttcacagaagtcacatctcctcagacaccaaaaaacacactcaggggagaagccttatgtttgcaaggagtgtgagcaaggcttcacacagaagtcaactctcacctga
- the LOC136306131 gene encoding histone-lysine N-methyltransferase PRDM9-like isoform X3, with protein sequence MGDWEKARCPKVERNQDALLRKGLRAPRPAFMVHRQQATRPPVEDTEDSHEEWTRRQRDCENCQNFFIDSCDVHGPPTFVKDSAVDKGHPNHAALTLPPGLRIRLSGIPEAGLGVWNEASALPVGLHFGPYEGQITEDEEAGNNGYSWQITKGRNCHEYVDGKDESWANWMRYVNCARNDEEQNLVAFQYRRQIFYRTCRVIRPDCELLVWYGDEFGQNLGIKCGSKWKRELAAARAEPQPKIHPCPSCSLAFSSQKFLSQHVGCNHPSQILPGTSARKHLQSEDPCPEDPDQQQHHTDTHSWDDKAEGQKDKGKSKHLLKRTSPRRISRAFFKTPKGHLGSSSEQERMLQEAPSRGQKVNSVDTEKLSMRVGISRIVPVKCRECGQGFDDGSHLLTHQRTHSGEKPYVCRECERGFTRKSYLLIHQRTHSGEKPYVCSECERGFTQKSYLLIHQRTHSGEKPYVCRECERGFTQKSTLLTHQRTHSGEKPYVCRECKRGFLMKSYLFRHQSTHSGEKPYVCRECKRGFTQRSYLHIHQRTHSGEKPYVCRECERGFTQKSTFLTHQRTHSGEKPYVCRECERGFTQKSTLLTHQRTHSGEKPYVCRECKRGFSIKSHLLRHQRAHSGEKPYVCRECERGFTQKSNLLTHQRTHSGEKPYVCRKCEQGFSQKSNLLRHQKTHLGEKPYVCRECERGFTRKSYLLIHQSIHSGEKPYVCRECKQGFSQKSHLLRHQKTHSGEKPYVCKECEQGFTQKSTLT encoded by the exons ATTGTGAGAATTGTCAGAACTTCTTCATTGACAGTTGTGATGTGCATGGGCCccctacatttgtaaaagacagtgcagtggataaggggcaTCCAAACCACgcagccctcactctgccccctgggttgagaatcagacTATCAGGCATTCCTGAGGCTGGGCTTGGAGTGTGGAACGAGgcatctgctctgccagtgggtctgcactttggcccttatgagggccagatcacagaagatgaagaggcaggcaacAACGGATACTCCTGGCAG atcactaaagggagaaactgccatgagtatgtggatgggaaggatgaatcctgggccaactggatgag gtatgtgaactgtgcccggaatgatgaagagcagaacctggtggcctttcagtatcGCAGGCAGATTTTCTATCGAACCTGCCGGGTCATCAGGCCAGACTGTGAGCTGTTAGTCTGGTACGGTGACGAGTTTGGCCAGAATCTGGGCATAAAGTGTGGCAGCAAGTGGAAGAGAGAGCTCGCAGCAGCTAGAG cagaaccaCAGCCAAAGATACACCCATGTCCCTCCTGCTCTCTGGCATTCTCCAGTCAGAAATTCCTCAGTCAACATGTGGGATGCAATCACCCCTCTCAAATTCTCCCAGGAACATCTGCAAGAAAACACCTCCAATCAGAGGATCCCTGCCCAGAGGATCCAGATCAGCAGCAGCACCATACTGATACACACAGCTGggatgacaaagctgaaggtcaaaaGGACAAAGGAAAGTCCAAACATTTGCTTAAAAGGACCAGTCCAAGGAGGATTTCAAGGGCCTTTTTTAAAACTCCCAAAGGACACTTGGGAAgctctagtgagcaagagagaatgcTGCAGGAAGCACCCAGTAGAGGCCAGAAAGTGAATTCAGTGGACACAGAAAAACTGTCTATGAGAGTAGGAATTTCGAGAATTGTACCTGTCAAGTGTAGAGAGTGTGGGCAAGGCTTTGATGATGGGTCAcatctcctcacacaccagagaacacactcaggggagaagccctatgtttgcagggagtgtgagagagGCTTCACACGGAAGTCATATCTCCttatacaccagaggacacactcaggggagaagccctatgtttgcagtgagtgtgagcgaggcttcacACAGAAGTCATATCTCCttatacaccagaggacacactcaggggagaagccctatgtttgcagggagtgtgagcgaggcttcacacagaagtcaactctcctcacacatcagagaacacactcaggggagaagccctatgtttgcagagagTGTAAGCGAGGCTTTTTAATGAAGTCATATCTTTTCAGACACCAAAGTACACActctggggagaagccctatgtttgcagagagTGTAAGCGAGGCTTCACACAGAGGTCATATCTCCatatacaccagaggacacactcaggggagaagccctatgtttgcagggaatgTGAGCGAGGCTTCACACAGAAGTCAACTTTCCTCACAcatcagaggacacactcaggggagaagccttatgtttgcagggagtgtgagcgaggcttcacacagaagtcaactctcctcacacaTCAGAGGACAcactcgggggagaagccctatgtttgcagagagTGTAAGCGAGGCTTTTCAATtaagtcacatctcctcagacaccaaagggcacactcaggggagaagccctatgtttgcagggagtgtgagcgaggcttcacacaaaagtcaaatctcctcacacatcagaggacacactcaggggagaagccctatgtttgcaggaagtgtgagcaaggcttttcCCAGAAGTcaaatctcctcagacaccaaaaAACACACTTAGGGGAGAAGccttatgtttgcagggagtgtgagcgaggcttcacACGGAAGTCATATCTCCTTATACACCAGAGtatacactcaggggagaagccctatgtttgcagggagtgtaagcaaggcttttcacagaagtcacatctcctcagacaccaaaaaacacactcaggggagaagccttatgtttgcaaggagtgtgagcaaggcttcacacagaagtcaactctcacctga